CAGTGTGGCCATGCGGGTGACACTGGCCGACAGCTCGCGGAAATTGCCCGTCCACAACGCATCGGCGGAGGTGGCAAAGCCCAGATATTGGCGCTTGGCTTCGGCGTGAAAGCGCACCCGCTCGCCTTGTTCACTGGCAAAACGTTCCAGTTCAAAGTCGAGGTTCGGTTCGATGTCTTGATGGCGGGCGGCCAAGCCGGGTATTTCATATGTCCACAGATTGATGCGGGCGTAGAGGTCTTCGCGGAATTTGCCCTCTGCTACCCAGCGCCGCAAATCGCGGTGCGTACCGGCGATCAGCTGGAAATCGCTGGTGACCTCCTTGTCGCTGCCAAAGGGGAAGAAGGTCTTTTCCTCAATCGCCTTCAACAACATGGCTTGCTCATCCAGCCCCAGCTCACCGATTTCGTCAAGAAACAACAAGCCGCCATCGGCACTTTTCAACAAACCCGCCCGATCTGTCTGGGCACCGGTGAATGCGCCTTTGACATGACCAAACAGCGTGGACATGGCGCTGTCGCCACGCAGCGTGGCGCAGTTCACCTCTACAAACCGACCTGTCAGCTGGTGGCGGTTTCGCTTCAGCTCGTACACCCGTTTTGCCAGGAATGACTTGCCCGCACCGGTCGGGCCGATCAACAACATCGGTGCGCGGGATCGCCCTGCAACCCGCTCGATCTGCTCGATCATTCCATTGAATTGGGGGTTGCGGGTGGCAATGCCAGACTTCAAAAACGATACCGTCGCTTGCTGCTCTTGCGCGAAGCGGGTGGCGATCTTGTGATAGCGGGAAAGATCCAGATCGATGATGGCATAGGTACCCACTCCATTTGGCGTTTCTTTGCGCCTCGGCGGCGAGGTCTGCACCAGCCGCGCGGGCAGGTAACGGGCCTCGGTCAGCAGAAACCAACAGATCTGCGCCACATGTGAGCCGGTGGTAATGTGGATCAGATAGTCCTCTTCATCCGGCCTGAATGGGTAGCTGCGTGCGAAGTCGTGCAGCAGCGCATAGACCTCTTCGAAATCCCACGGGTCTTTCAGCGTGATGCAATTGAGCCGGACTTCTGTCTCGGGCGAGATGGTTTCAATATCCGCCCCCACCCGGTGCGCCAGGAATTGGCTGCGTTCATCATGCAACAGCTCCAGACGATGCACGATCAGATCCTCTTGTTGACACAGGCCAACCGTGGGCCGCCATTTCTCCCAGCGCTGGCTACCTTTGCCGACATAATCCAATACCGAGCCGATGAAGCCGATCACTACGGTCTTTTTCATTTTATCCAAATTTATAAATTGCTATCTTTAAGTATAGTCATTTTATGATCTCGTTATCTGGCTCGTCTATTCCTGCATCGCTTCATTATTTTTTATCTTATTAAATATCAAATAGTTATTGAATTTTCGATTTCATGCCAGATGGCCTGGCACGCACATTGCAATGAGAGCGCCATCAACGACAAAACGATCACTTGCCGCAACCCGATGGCGGGGCGGATACAGACAGGAAGACATCATGGCGAATACTCACTTGTTTCAAACACAACGCGGCACAATGCAGCCTCGCCACACGACACTCAATGCGTCAGGCAGCATTGCTTATCAACTGAGCCCCCAGCACGCGCTGGCTCAATATGCCATCACCGGTTGCTTGAACAACACGTATTACGCCAATGCGGAGGCGCAGCTGGCCGAGGTGTTGCGGCTGACTGATGAAGTGGAGGCCGAGTTCATCGCCAAAGCAGCCATCTACTGTCGCGAAAAAGGTTATATGAAAGACATGCCTGCCCTGCTGGCAGCGGTATTGACAGTCAAAGGGCCACAGTATGTGGCGCCGGTGTTCAAGCGCGTCATCGACAATGGTCGGATGTTGCGTCAATTCGTACAGATTCTCCGTAGCGGTGCGGTGGGTCGTAAATCGCTGGGTACCCGCCCCAAGAAGCTGGTGCAAGCATGGCTGAATCAGGCAAGCGATGAGAAGTTGATGCAAGCTGCAGTGGGCAATACGCCAAGCCTGGCGGACGTGGTGAAGATGGTTCACCCCAAGCCAGATAGCCTGAGTCGCGAGGCTTTCTTCGCCTGGTTGATCGGTCGGCCTTATCAAACCGAGCACCTGCCGGCGATCGTGCAGCAGTTCGAGGCGTATAAAGCGGACAAGTCTGCCACCTTGCCCAATGTCCCTTTCCAGATGCTGACTGCACTGGCGCTGGGCCGTGAAGAATGGGCGCGTATTGCGGAACAAGGTGGTTGGCAGATGGTACGGATGAATCTGAATACCTTCGCCCGGCATGGCGTGTTCGACATCCCAGGTATGGCCGGGAAGATCGCAGCCAAGCTGGCCAACCCGGAGCTGGTCGCCAGGGCACGCGCCTTTCCATACCAACTGCTGGCAGCGTACAAGATGGCCGGTCAGACTGTGCCGGCCACGGTTCGCGAGGCACTGCAAGATGCCATGGAAGCCGCACTGGACAATGTGCCATCCCTGGCGGGCAATGTGGTTGTCTGTCCAGACGTGTCAGGCTCTATGCAATCGCCAGTAACGGGTTACCGGCAAGGTGCCACCACGGCTGTCCGCTGTATCGATGTCGCAGGTTTGATGGCCGCCGCCATCCTGCGCAAAAACCCCGCAGCCCGGGCGATGCCGTTTGAAGTGAAGGTGGTGGGCATCAAGCTGAATCCACGGGATTCCGTGATCACCAATGCCGAGAAGCTGGCCGCCATCGGCGGTGGTGGCACCAACTGCTCGGCCCCGCTGGCCAAGCTGAACCAGGAGAAAGCCTTGGTGGATACGGTGGTGATTGTCTCAGACAACGAATCCTGGGTGGATGACCGTCGCCACGGCGCAACGGAGACCATGCGTCAGTGGGCCTTGATCAAGCAACGCAACCCCCTGGCCAGACTGGTCTGTATCGATATCCAGCCTTATGCAACCACACAGGCACAAGAGCGCGATGATATTCTGAATATTGGCGGGTTTGGGGACGATGTGTTCAAGCTGATCGCCAGCTTTGCCGCTGGCCAGATGCAGCCTGGGCATTGGGTACAGCTGATTGAATCGGTCAGCTTGGACTGAAGGAGAGATAAGCCTGGGTGAATGGAAAACCACTCAGAGAAAATGAACCTGTTTGAAGAAGCAATGGCGAATGCCGCTTAAGACTCCATTTTTCCCAAATGCTTACGTCTTGGCATGACTTGTCGCCAACGCTTCACCCAGTTTAAGCGCGAATGCAACTGAGATTACATTCCAGCCAGAACTTGCGGGGTAACCCGTGCGGGTTCAAGTCCCGCCCAGCTGCTTGGCAGCTGGTGGCGAAATGGATAGACGCACAAGTAAGTATCTCAGCAAATTTTGTCGCGCATGATTCAACCAGCGAATGCTGAAGAAACTACATCGCTATGAACGACGTGGTCGCGGGTTCGAGTCCCGTCCGCTCCAGACCTGTGGGGTGGTAGCTCAGTGGCAGAGCACGCCTGCGCAAGCAGGACTGTTTCTTCAATTTTGTCGCTGGCCCCTTTATAGGGCGAATGCGAGTGGGAGTACAGCCACCCATTTGGCCTTGCGGGCCTGGCAGCCCGCACCGGAAACCCGGCGTGCCACGCTCGCTCTTTTTGTCGCCTTTTGGTTCAAGTTGTCTGGTCAATCAGACTACTCAAGATTAAAGCACGAATGCTTGCAGGACTACATTGGATTGAGCCGGTTCAAACCCGGCCCAGCCGTCAGGCTGTGAAGTCTTGTTTATCTTGTCGTGCGCCGTTTTTGGTGAATGCAGCCGAAACCACGCTCATTCACGGTCGTGACATCGGCCCGAAAACGTTTCGCTGAGTCGGAACAATAAAGCAACAGAATTGGTGGTACGAGACAGCCGAAAATGCTGTGCGATCCACCTCCATATATTGCAGGGCTTATTGATTGCCTGAATCACCATGCCACCCTGCATTTGAAGAAAGAAACAACGTGCAAAACAATTATCAAGTGATGAATCCAGCAGGTACCAAGCCCATCAAAATGTGGACAGAGGGAGTGCCTGTAGAAGACGATGCCCGTCAACAACTGATCAATACCGCCAAGATGCCGTTCATCTACAAATGGTTGGCGGTGATGCCTGACGTGCACTTGGGTAAAGGCTCCACCATCGGTAGCGTGATCCCGACCGTTGGAGCGATCATCCCCGCTGCGGTGGGGGTGGATATCGGTTGTGGCATGATGGCCGCCAAAACCACGCTGAATGCGCGTGATCTGCCGGATAACCTTGGCCCCTTACGTAGCGCGATCGAAAAAGCCGTGCCTCATGGTAAGACCATGGGTGCACGTGATAAAGGTGCATGGGATACGCCACCCGCACTGGTCGATGATATGTGGGCGACCTTGCAGCCAGGCTTCAAACGCATCACGGATCAATACCCGACTTTGAACAAAACGAATAACCACAAGCATCTCGGAACATTAGGAACCGGCAACCATTTCATCGAAGTATGCCTGGATGAAACCGATACCGTCTGGTTCATGCTGCATTCCGGTTCGCGTGGTGTGGGGAACGCCATCGGCAACTTGTTCATCGAGCTGGCTCGCGAAGACATGCGTAAATGGATGATCAACCTGCCAGATCGTGATCTGGCGTACTTTCCCGAGGGAACCGATCATTTCAATGACTACGTCGAGGCGGTGGAATGGGCGCAAGGCTATGCACGGCTGAATCGCGAAGTGATGATGCGTAACGTGATCACCGCTGCCCGTAAAGTGATCACCAAACCATTCGAGGCCGCTGTGGAAGCCGTGAACTGCCACCATAATTATGTGCAGCGCGAGCATCACTTCGGGCAGGATGTGCTGATCACCCGTAAAGGTGCGGTATCCGCTCAAAAAGGCCAGCTGGGTATCATCCCTGGATCAATGGGTGCGCGTTCCTATATCGTGCGTGGTAAGGGGAACGAAGAGGCGTTCTGTTCCTGCAGCCACGGAGCAGGCCGCACCATGTCCCGTACCGAGGCCAAGCGTCGCTTCACGGTCAACGACCAGGTTCGGGCCACAGAGGGCGTGGAATGTCGGAAAGACCGCGATGTGATTGATGAGATCCCGATGGCCTACAAAAATATCGATGATGTGATGCATGCACAGCGTGATCTGGTGGAGGTGGTGCATACTTTGAAACAAGTCGTGTGTGTGAAGGGGTAAATCATCATGACCATTCTCTCTGCTCATCCCATTGCACCAGCAGTACGCCAGCGCATCGAAGCCGAGTTGAGGCTGATCGAGGAACAGCATCATGTCCGCGTATTGTTTGCTTGTGAATCCGGCAGTCGCGGTTGGGGGTTCGCTTCGCCGGATAGCGATTACGATGTACGCTTTGTATACGTACATCAGCTGGACTGGTATCTACAGGTTGAACCACAGCGGGATGTGATCGAGCTGCCGATCAATGATGAGTTGGATATCAGTGGCTGGGAGCTACGCAAGGCATTGCAGTTGCTGCATCGTTCGAACCCGACACTGTTGGAATGGTTGTGTTCACCGGTCATCTATCGGGAGGAAATTGAAACGACGGCTCGATTACGCGAACTGGCAGACCAGTTTTACTTTCCGCTACGAGTCAGGCATCACTACCAAGCGATGGCTATCAAGAATAACCGGGAGCATCTGACGGGTGACCTTGTGAAACTCAAGAAATACCTATACGTGCTCCGGCCCATTCTGGCGATGAACTGGATCGATGCCGGGCTGGGCAAACCCCCGATGCGCTTTGCTGAGCTGGTCGAGGGCACGATCACCGAATCTGCGTTGCTGGATGAGATCAATGCGTTGCTCAAGGTCAAGATGCAAGCTGGGGAAGCGGCGTCTGGGCCTCGATGGCCGTTGATCCACGCATTCATCGACAAACACCTGCAAGGCGCGGAGCGTGATTTGGCCTACCGCAAACCAGCTGGTGACAGCCAGGCGCTGGATCGGTTATTGCAAGATGCCATTCTGGTGGGAAGACGTTGAGCCAAACTCAGCGCACAGGCAGGCCAGGGCCGACAACCTGTTCACTGGTATTTCTGGTAGATCGCTTCGATTTCGCCACTTTGCCTGAGCTTGGTCAGCGCGGCGTTGATGCGGCCCAATGCCGCTTTGTGCTTGGGTTGCATGCGCAGCATGACATCGGCTTCACCCACTACCAAGCCAACACGCCAGGGTGCGGCGGCAGGCCGATTGTGTAGCCAGTAGTCAGCAATCGAGCGATTCACCACGGCATAGTCGTAACGATTGGCAGCCAACTTGAGCAGCAATTGGAATTCGTCTGACGATTCATCACGGTTGAAATGCCGGTTGTTGAAACTGGCCTCCAGACCGGGGTAAACAAAACCACGTACCGTGCCAATCGTCGCGCCTGACAATTGGCTTAACGAGGTCGGCTTCAGCACGCCATTGCGGATCAATAGCACATCCGTCGTCCGCGCAAAGTGCACGCTGTAGATGGACTCGACATGTTGGCCATCCCGCCATGACGGATTCACGCCAGGCTCTATGTCGATCTGCCCCTGTTCGAACGCCCGCATGAGGCGCATGGCGGGGATATGGACATAGCGATAAGTATCGCCGGTCAGCGCATTCAATCTATCGAACAGGTCACGATAGATGCCTGCCAATTGACCACCTTGACTGAAGCTGAATGGCGGAATGTCCTTCTCGGGCAACCCGACGACAAAGTCTGTTGCATGGACATGACGGGGTATGGCTGCCATCAGCCCCACCAGCACGACAAAGGGCTGCACGAAACCAGTCAGCCTGGAAAATACACTATTGACCATGAGTTACCGATTGCGCATTGGTGCAAGACAAAATCTGGAAGATCGTGATTGTCAATTATCAATCACATCCGTATATAACTGATTAAAGGTGAATATTTAACTGAATAGCATCCGCATTCTAGCGAATCTAGCGTTGTTGTGGTTCAGGGAAACAACACGAAACGAATTTAAACGATGGATATGACAAATAAACCAGAAAATTGGATCGAACTGGACGGCTCGCAGGGCGAAGGTGGCGGGCAGGTGCTCCGCACCGCGCTGACCTTGTCGATGATCACCGGTATCCCCTTTCGCATTGATAAAATCCGCGCCCGTCGGAGCAAGCCTGGCTTGTTGCGCCAGCATCTGACCGCAGTCAATGCTGCGACCCAGATCTGTGACGCAGAAATCAGCGGGGCTGAAATGGGCTCCCATACACTGCAGTTCAGGCCTGGTCGCATCCAAGCTGGGACATATCATTTTGCAATCGGTACGGCGGGCAGCTGTACGCTGGTGCTGCAGACTGTTCTGCCGGCACTATGGTTTGCCGATGGTGACAGCCAACTGACTGTCAGCGGGGGCACGCACAACCCCATGGCACCACCGGCGGACTTTCTGATCGATGCTTGGCTACCTCTGATGCAAAGCATGGGTGTCTCGACACAACTTGAGCTGAAAAAGCATGGCTTTTTCCCGGCAGGAGGGGGCGAGATCAAAGCCCATGTCCACCCATGTCATGCGCTACAGCCACTGCACCTACCTGACCGGGGCAGCAGACGGGCGATCCACGCTACCGCCATCATCGCTGGCGTCCCATATCGCGTAGCGACGCGTGAGCTGGAGCAGGTCAAAGCACAGATCACCTGTGTCGATACCTGTACCCGGGACATCGGCGCTGCACAAGGCCCAGGCAATGCACTGTTGCTGCATGTACAACACGATCATCTGACCGAGGTATTCATGGCGTTGGGTGAAAAGGGTGTGACCGCAGAGCGAGTTGCGGATCAGGTTGCCAAAGAAGCCAAGCTTTACCTCGACAGCCACGCGAGTGTTGGTGAGTATTTGGCGGATCAGCTGGTCATGCCAATGGCACTGGCCGGTGGCGGCACCTTGACCACCCATGTCCGTTCCGATCATTTGGTCACCAACTTGGCGGTCATTGAGAAATTTCTGCCAGTACAGTGCGACATGACGCAACAAAGTGATGGGAACTGGCTGGTGAGTATCCGTTAGTAGGCGCCAGCCAGATGGGCGCACCTTTTCAGGCCGCATGCGCATGTACTCGTGCAACGGTCTGTGATTCGAGCCAGTCTGCGGTTTCAGCCCAGACGTGTTCAGGCGTGGCAGACTTGAAAAAACCAAAGTGGCCGAGTTTGGCGAGTTGCCAGTCAGCAGGCTGCCTGAAAACGACACTGGCTTGCTGCGGCCCAAAGCGAGCGGCCAGGGCGGTGACCGCCAATGGCGGGGCGTAGAACAGATCATCGCCAAATGAATACAGCCGGATCGGCCCGTGGAAGCGATGGAAATAGGTGGGCAAGGGCTGGTTGTGCTCATCGACAAAGTAATCGGGATGCTGGCACCAACGCGCCCACTCCAGGGCAATCCCCGCAGGCAGCGAAACACCGCCCATGGCAAAACCAGGCAGCTTACCAAACTGCTTCACCACCACCGGCATGGCCCATCTGAAGATACTTCTCATCTGCCACTGCCGTAACATCCCGGGCCAGTGGCGCCAGTACCCAATCTGCGACGCAATCGTCAATGCGGCAGAACATTGTGCGATGGCGGGTGACAGGCCGAGCAACTGGCCACCAATGGAGTGACCGATCACCGCCAGATGTTGGTGTTCGACCCTTGCCAGCAGCCAGCGCACAGCAGCATCAAAGTCATGCGCCCCCCAATCACGGATACGCAACCCAGCCAAATCGAAGCGATGATCCAGGCTGTCCCCGATGCCCCGATAGTCAAAGGTCAATACGGTTGCACCACGATGCGAGAGATACCTTGCAAATGCCTGATAGTAGCGGCGTGGCGCACCAGTTGCGCTATTGATGACAATTGCCAGGCCATTGGGCTTCGCCGGTGAAAAAAGACTGGCCGCCAAGCGATAACCATCAGCCGCCTCCAGGGTCAGGTTGTGCATGACGACACCTCACTTGCTTTCGGATATGAGTCGTGCGACCAGCCGCTGCGGGTGATGCCACATGCCAGTCATCAAACAATGCTGATCCGATTGTGTGGTGAAC
This genomic interval from Chitinivorax tropicus contains the following:
- the rtcA gene encoding RNA 3'-terminal phosphate cyclase, coding for MDMTNKPENWIELDGSQGEGGGQVLRTALTLSMITGIPFRIDKIRARRSKPGLLRQHLTAVNAATQICDAEISGAEMGSHTLQFRPGRIQAGTYHFAIGTAGSCTLVLQTVLPALWFADGDSQLTVSGGTHNPMAPPADFLIDAWLPLMQSMGVSTQLELKKHGFFPAGGGEIKAHVHPCHALQPLHLPDRGSRRAIHATAIIAGVPYRVATRELEQVKAQITCVDTCTRDIGAAQGPGNALLLHVQHDHLTEVFMALGEKGVTAERVADQVAKEAKLYLDSHASVGEYLADQLVMPMALAGGGTLTTHVRSDHLVTNLAVIEKFLPVQCDMTQQSDGNWLVSIR
- the rtcR gene encoding RNA repair transcriptional activator RtcR, which produces MKKTVVIGFIGSVLDYVGKGSQRWEKWRPTVGLCQQEDLIVHRLELLHDERSQFLAHRVGADIETISPETEVRLNCITLKDPWDFEEVYALLHDFARSYPFRPDEEDYLIHITTGSHVAQICWFLLTEARYLPARLVQTSPPRRKETPNGVGTYAIIDLDLSRYHKIATRFAQEQQATVSFLKSGIATRNPQFNGMIEQIERVAGRSRAPMLLIGPTGAGKSFLAKRVYELKRNRHQLTGRFVEVNCATLRGDSAMSTLFGHVKGAFTGAQTDRAGLLKSADGGLLFLDEIGELGLDEQAMLLKAIEEKTFFPFGSDKEVTSDFQLIAGTHRDLRRWVAEGKFREDLYARINLWTYEIPGLAARHQDIEPNLDFELERFASEQGERVRFHAEAKRQYLGFATSADALWTGNFRELSASVTRMATLAESGRITDAVVNEEISRLRQTWQLAAPADELDSLLGEAAETLDQFDRMQLQAVIRVCRQSKTLSEAGRWLFNVSRLEKDKPNDADRLRKYLAKFGLSWQALQNI
- a CDS encoding nucleotidyltransferase domain-containing protein; protein product: MTILSAHPIAPAVRQRIEAELRLIEEQHHVRVLFACESGSRGWGFASPDSDYDVRFVYVHQLDWYLQVEPQRDVIELPINDELDISGWELRKALQLLHRSNPTLLEWLCSPVIYREEIETTARLRELADQFYFPLRVRHHYQAMAIKNNREHLTGDLVKLKKYLYVLRPILAMNWIDAGLGKPPMRFAELVEGTITESALLDEINALLKVKMQAGEAASGPRWPLIHAFIDKHLQGAERDLAYRKPAGDSQALDRLLQDAILVGRR
- a CDS encoding alpha/beta hydrolase family protein, which codes for MHNLTLEAADGYRLAASLFSPAKPNGLAIVINSATGAPRRYYQAFARYLSHRGATVLTFDYRGIGDSLDHRFDLAGLRIRDWGAHDFDAAVRWLLARVEHQHLAVIGHSIGGQLLGLSPAIAQCSAALTIASQIGYWRHWPGMLRQWQMRSIFRWAMPVVVKQFGKLPGFAMGGVSLPAGIALEWARWCQHPDYFVDEHNQPLPTYFHRFHGPIRLYSFGDDLFYAPPLAVTALAARFGPQQASVVFRQPADWQLAKLGHFGFFKSATPEHVWAETADWLESQTVARVHAHAA
- a CDS encoding substrate-binding periplasmic protein, which encodes MVNSVFSRLTGFVQPFVVLVGLMAAIPRHVHATDFVVGLPEKDIPPFSFSQGGQLAGIYRDLFDRLNALTGDTYRYVHIPAMRLMRAFEQGQIDIEPGVNPSWRDGQHVESIYSVHFARTTDVLLIRNGVLKPTSLSQLSGATIGTVRGFVYPGLEASFNNRHFNRDESSDEFQLLLKLAANRYDYAVVNRSIADYWLHNRPAAAPWRVGLVVGEADVMLRMQPKHKAALGRINAALTKLRQSGEIEAIYQKYQ
- a CDS encoding RtcB family protein, translated to MNPAGTKPIKMWTEGVPVEDDARQQLINTAKMPFIYKWLAVMPDVHLGKGSTIGSVIPTVGAIIPAAVGVDIGCGMMAAKTTLNARDLPDNLGPLRSAIEKAVPHGKTMGARDKGAWDTPPALVDDMWATLQPGFKRITDQYPTLNKTNNHKHLGTLGTGNHFIEVCLDETDTVWFMLHSGSRGVGNAIGNLFIELAREDMRKWMINLPDRDLAYFPEGTDHFNDYVEAVEWAQGYARLNREVMMRNVITAARKVITKPFEAAVEAVNCHHNYVQREHHFGQDVLITRKGAVSAQKGQLGIIPGSMGARSYIVRGKGNEEAFCSCSHGAGRTMSRTEAKRRFTVNDQVRATEGVECRKDRDVIDEIPMAYKNIDDVMHAQRDLVEVVHTLKQVVCVKG
- a CDS encoding RNA-binding protein, whose product is MANTHLFQTQRGTMQPRHTTLNASGSIAYQLSPQHALAQYAITGCLNNTYYANAEAQLAEVLRLTDEVEAEFIAKAAIYCREKGYMKDMPALLAAVLTVKGPQYVAPVFKRVIDNGRMLRQFVQILRSGAVGRKSLGTRPKKLVQAWLNQASDEKLMQAAVGNTPSLADVVKMVHPKPDSLSREAFFAWLIGRPYQTEHLPAIVQQFEAYKADKSATLPNVPFQMLTALALGREEWARIAEQGGWQMVRMNLNTFARHGVFDIPGMAGKIAAKLANPELVARARAFPYQLLAAYKMAGQTVPATVREALQDAMEAALDNVPSLAGNVVVCPDVSGSMQSPVTGYRQGATTAVRCIDVAGLMAAAILRKNPAARAMPFEVKVVGIKLNPRDSVITNAEKLAAIGGGGTNCSAPLAKLNQEKALVDTVVIVSDNESWVDDRRHGATETMRQWALIKQRNPLARLVCIDIQPYATTQAQERDDILNIGGFGDDVFKLIASFAAGQMQPGHWVQLIESVSLD